The region TGGTCAGTGTCAACAAAAGATATTTAGAGAAACTAAGATAATGAGCTGAGCGTGAAATAACAAGATAGCAGAACAGATTTGAGAggcgtgcgcgcgcgcgcacgcacacacacacacacacacacacacacacacacacacacacacacacacacacacacacacacacacacacacacacacacacacaggtgtagtGACCGCAGTAACTTCCGCTCCGGTAGTAAAATGTGAATGATAATACAGAGCAGTTCCCTCCTATTCAAAGACTGCggtgaataaaacacaatgcagaaaacagaagagagaaaggaggagcaggaggaggtgcaggaggagcaggtggcggaggaggaggtgaatttgaaggtggaggaggaagaggagtagaGTCAAAGACACGGATAAAGCGTTAAAATTAGTCAAAACTCTCACCAAAGTCGTTCAGAAAGACGCTGccactgatactgatactttTTCGTTTTGTTCGATTTTCGGCGCGATTTGATGACGTATGTGTATCTCGGACGCACGGCCGTCTGTGGTACTTGTAGTTTTCTATCGTTTGTGGTCCAAAAAAAGCGCGTCACCCGTTGTAGTTAAAATATTTCACGTTTAATTCTGCGGAAAAATGTCGAGTAAAAGAGGAATAAAGGCAGAATAACGGTAGACAGCATCTTCCGTATAAGTAATCACTTTAATACATCTGTTTTACTCGTTTAGAATTGTTTAGCTGCCAGATCAGTGCTAGATTAATTAGCTAACTAGcttgatttcatattttagatttttgttttgttagctTAATAAAGGTCTACATAAatgcatgtatatatgtatatttatgtatatttacgATCTTTACCCATGTTTTTTCCCTGTCAGATCCTGTAGTGAAGCGTCGGCCAACACCATCGCCCACGAACCTCCAACTGGAAGACCAGGAGGTGCGGGGCCTCCACCAGTGCAGCACAGCGCCCCCCAGAGGCCTGGTACAGACTGACAGCCCAaacttcctctgcagcagcctGCCCCAGCACTGGAGGTGTAACAAGACCCTGCCGAGAACCTTCACtgtaatcaatcaatcactatATCTATCTACTatctatcaaaaataaaaaatttgggACATTTCACCCTGACTTTATCCTTCCATGCTCTGCACAATACATGCTAGGGACTTACACTAAAGTTTCTCCATCCTTCAGGTGGTTGCCCTGGGTGACGACGTGCCAGATGGTGTGGTTGTCACAGTGATGGCTGGCAACGACGACAACAGCAGCGCTGAGCTGCGCAACGCCACAGCAACCATGAAGCAAGGTTGCGCCCAATTCAACGACCTCCGCTTCATAGGCCGCAGCGGGAGAGGTGAGATACTAAACTGATATGATGTAAAGAAAGGACAGTaacaccttctcctcctctatttttttttattattacagtttGGTTGATACATGGTTTTGCCTTGTACCTCAGACAACCATCTTAAAGTTAGAAGGATAAATTAAAAGAAGACAGGAATACTTGTCAGTCTATCAATCATCTAAATTGCCTTTAAAGCCTCTATaattttactgtacatgtacttgtgttttttatttcaggcaAGAGTTTCACCATCTCTATCAATGTGCTGACCTCGCCCCCTCAGATCGCCACCTTACACAGAGCCATCAAGATCACTGTGGATGGGCCGCGACTGCCTCGACGTTAGTGCACAGCAGTGGTGATGATGTAATGGTTTATTCCAGGCTTTCAGTCAgactcattttcttcttcttcttcactctctctctctctctctctcaggacaAAGGCAGAAGGAGGTGAAGTCAGGAGTGTTCAGGCCGTCCAGCAGAAGCGCCACATCATTAGGTGTGTTAGTTAAAATATTTATCTTTCAAatcagaaagagaaaacatgtgAGAAAGTCTCTTCCTCCTGAGGAAGAACATGATGACATACGGTCGAAAGCTCCTGACGCAGAAATCATTTCTTCCCCTCCAGACTCTAGATCCTTCGCCTCCTCTCTGTGGAGCAATGAGCCATCGTACTTGGGCCACGTGACCTCTCtgacctcctccttcactccaACTCCCAGAATGCACCACCTGCCCGCCCTCCCTTACACCACCCAGGCTTCTCCTTACAGCTCCTacctgtcttctcctcctcctcttcctcctcctccccctccgctGAGCCACAGTGGTCCGTTCCAGCCTGCCAGCTTCTATTATGGACCCAACCAACCGCTCCAAACCGCAGGGGAGGACAGAAACGTTGTCACGGCACTGACCAATTATACTGAAGGGGCGTGTCTTTCTATAAGAGGTGAGGAGCCTGTCTGGAGACCTTACTGATGATTAGATGTGTCGTGTTAAACATCATCCtcaaattatttaataatttagcaAGTTTTATGCTCCCATCCACCTGTTCAAATACATCTTTAAACTTCTGACTTCTGCTTGTCAACATCTGTAACTTCTGTGTACTGCAGTGATTATTCTTTTCTTATTAATTGAATggttatgaaaacatttatttattgtttttgattattattttataattctgtatataaataaataagctcATGAAATGGAAGTAAATTCGTTGacaggtaaaaataaaagaccaaAAGTCTTGGTCAAACGTCATGATTAACTTCACAAGCAACAAAATGCAATTGAGTTAAACTTTTATATTCTCACTCTGCGGGTCTGGTTTTATGTGAGACTGATTCCCTGAAGCTGAGACTGTCTTTTAGTTACTTGtgaactgtgacattttaataatcTATAAACTGAGATAACATCCTataaacttgttttaaaaaattacatttatctCCGATAActtgaggcttttttttttatctgtgttgaGGAGCAgcttctgtgaaaatgaatcactgcagctgaaatTTAACTAAAAaccaacattattattttatactataccatgaagtttaGATTCATTAGgaagataaatacatttttaccttctaatgaattgttttattaattttaccAGCATaatctctttgttttatgtgttttcttaccttcaattcaatattatttgtatagtgccaagtcacaacatacattatctcaaggccCTTCGCAGGATAAGCTTAAAAACTCACAATATTATAAAGAGGAACCCAACAGTTCAGTTCCCACAATCAGCAAGTGCTGAGaaaacagtggagaggaaattctctccttttttttttcctggtttcTCTTCCCGTACGTCAAGAAGAATTCGGCTCAATGATACGTCACGAATCAGAatcaaatcagaaaacagaatTAATTTTCTAAACAATACGGAAGACTCGCTCAAGCTCTTGTTTTAGCTTCTCAAGTATCTCAGGTTTGAGTTTTAAGTGTGACAAATGTTCAGCTGGCTCAGTGTGTGACAAGTAACGAGTAAATCAAAgtcaaccaaacacacacacacacacacacacacacacacacacacacacacacacatacaaagttCACTGTGATGGTCGTGAGTTTGGCTCTAATCACCTGAAGCGGTTCGGAACAAGACAAAGCCTTGTTTATCAATCCTGTAGTGTCACGCAGAGTGAGAAGCCTAAATTGCAGTTTGAAGGCTCAGCTTTGATTAAAAAGAGTCATGTGTTTGAAATGGAAAGGCTTTTATCAAATCAACAAAAAGAAGTTATTTGTCCCCTCTTTAACCCAGAGGAGGCTCATTATATTCAGATCaattaaatgtgtgaaattacGTGGTACGAGGCACGGGTCCTGAATTTTACTACATGGCATCACCGTGTTAATTCAGAGTTAGAGACACTTGTTTCAATCAGGTCGCAAACTGAAGATTGTCTTATATTTGGCAGAAACTAAAGAGCTTCTGTTTCGGTCGTGCTGTTCGCCACCATGCTTTTAAGCATCACATGGCGCGACCACTGTCCCAGATGAATGGAGGGGAACTCCTGCACACTGGTAATGGCCTGCAGGAAACCAGTGTGCACTTGACACCATCACAAGGTCTCTGGAAGAAAAGACACAGCCTCTATAAATTTTCCAGCCTGAATAAAGACGTCTCGATTATAATTCTGTCAAAAAATACTTAACCCCTCTGTCATCCTGCAGTCATGAACTTTTGATACTAAAGGGCTTTGAATCGTGTTACACCCTGTTACTCTGGCGATTCTGTGTCATTACTTTTAGGCAAAAACATGCCACTTAATTGatcttaaatttaaaattaattgaGTTCAACTGATTCTGATTAAAGTTGGAATGACTTGCACTGAACTTaaagtctgaaaaaacaaaaggaaaatggaaagagagacATATAAAAACAGTAGGAGAAACAGAAGTTgctataaatacaatatatatccACATTTGAGTCGTAGGTTTAGCAGCTACGCAGGGACAGCCTCATCCGGCTAACGTGAACACTTCAATGTCCACTTCCGCAGTAGGACAACTGAACTCCCACAACCGTCGTCGCACACAGCCTCACTGCCTTACATCACATCACTCCGccaaccttaaccatcacacaGAGAGGATGATGCAGTCTCAAATCTAAATTAAGGAAGAGAATACAAtacccatacacaaatgtaatacatgtacatatattgaatttccatatatgaaatatacatttttattttatatgtacatatatctAGAACAacatatatgaaacctattagaaattggaaaaatttcatatattgacataaatATCCAGCttgtacaaatatatacatttatgtatgtatgcttatgtTGTAGacatatattacataaatatatttccaTCCCAACActtgtcagtatatgttgatactataaacagtagggtccaaaagtctgagaccactttcccagaatgtgaagttaaacatgtttaaaattaatgagaaattaataagtaaaacatatataaacatatagatcATTTAACATGTAAGTTGTCTTAATAAACTTTCATAAATAGATCAAATATATAATGTTAACACATAgtttttacatagaaaacatttgtgttcaccagatatttttaatatatctacatatacaaattttactatgggtatttcatatatgttataaacttatatcttcatatattcAGAGGAATATAGATGACATATATGGAAACATCACcgttgatatagggacatatatgtcatatattacatttccttTATGGTTATATAAAcctaaaaaccaaaaattagGTCatctacaaaaataaatctttacaAAATTAAATCTCACCTTACACTATCGCAGCAACAAGgacatgatccctcactggcttcccacccaCCAACACTTACAACTGTGTTTGTTGGAACAGTTGGAAACACTTTAACATGTGATGATGCTGGACCTGCTCCTTCTTCTTGGTTTTATATCGGGTAGTTAACactgcagcatcacacacacacacacactgacacttaCTGTGTGTGAACATAAGACTAATTTAAATGAGCAAATATGTTGCCAGATCAGACTTTTTTCATCTTCAACAAGCAAGAATGAAAGCTTCAATTTACTAAGAGTTAATGTGcctttttgagtttttgtgcttttgagaATTTTCCCATCAAACACTAGTTAAAGAAAAGagtattttataattttgtccTCAGAATTGTTTGGAAATTTGCTTGAATTTAGGTTGAATTTGATGGAGGCGAGCggctgttttctgtcacatggTGGGTTCAAGCTGCTCAGTGAATATGGAAGGTGTAAACAGATGTTTATTGGTTTATATTCTAAGTTTGTTCTCAGTCTCAGGAGTTAAGCCACTGAATACAGAAGCAAGTGACACAAAGAGAGTCATGTCGAGAAGAATGGACATGAAGGAATGTGGGATTGGGACCTGCAGCCATTGTGTCCTAATACAATATCTGACTTCCTTCAGATGCCagacaccacaaacacacacacacacacatgcacatacataagAGTTGAATAGCAGGCAGCAAGGCACCAGGCCCATTTCCTCTGGAGATGtagatgatggagagagagagagagagggagagagagagagagagagaaggaggttCATACAAACCACAGTTTCTCAGACGTTTCTCTTCagactgtctctctgtcagttcTGCCTGAATGAACCCACCTTCTCAtctgtctgactctctgctGAGAACCTGAAGCTGTCTCAACCTCAGATCAGTTGGACATCAACACACAAACCGGCGACTCTAGAAGAAAACATTAACACAGCCTCAACAGCTGGAAGACATCTGGACCTTTGCAACACACTTCCAACATCTGCCGCTGCTAACTgctgaggaggggagaggaggaagcgCCTTGCTCAGCGGCActtcaacaaaaacagctgccCAGGAATACGACAGCAGCCACTTTAAACGACTTTGTCGAGATTTTCTCAGGGCCTCACTCCAGCTGTGCAAACATCTGCATCTCTGTATCCTAAAACAGGTAAAGTGTGTGCACGCATCCATCAGGTGTCTCTGGAGTCTACTGACGTCTTCAGACTTCTATGCTTTAACGTTGAGATATTTACCTGCGTGCATCACAAATTTCAAGCATTTCCCCCATTCTGTGTTTCCTCATTAATTTTATCCTTGTCATGGCAGAAaaggatgtttttgtttatggCTCTGAATGATAAACAGCGTTAGGTCTAGaaaattccaattttttttatccccaaaaatgaaaaaataataatacgaAGAAAAGCATTGCAGGTTTAACAGCCCAAGTGCGCCTCCAATATCtgatatttcactaaaaaccagATTCATTTCTTTCAGGATGGTGATGGACAAGTAGACAGATGGATTTACACAAGATCTAAAAAGTTTCCTAAAGGCTCATCTCCAACAAATGAAAAGGTCTTCAAACTTATGTCGAGgttttttcccaaaatgcatCATGACCTTGAGTTTCCACAGTCACCCCGTGGTGAATGTTTCAGGATTTAGTGTAAGAAAAACAAGcgaatgtttgtgtttatgaaagTGTTTTAAGAGCAGAAAGTAAATCACTAGTAAATcatgaaattaaacaaaacattttaattggaATTTGGTATTGACCTGTTTTAGTCTTGATTTAtctgttggttttgtttctaAAGTAACTCCCATGTCTCAAAGTTTTATCATGTCGACCCATTAATACTCTGAATTGCAAAATATTAATAGTGcaagttataaataaagtttattatcgGATTTAAAACATCCTCATGTCCGAGTGATGTCAGCGattcatcatttattattttaaaccaacagagggaagagagaggggttcttttgtgtgtgtgtgtgtgtgtgtgtgtgtgtgtgtgtgtgtgtgtgtgtgtgtgtgtgtgtgtgtgtgtgtgtgggtgtgcgtgtgtgcgtgcgtgcatgtgtgtgcccaTTCACCAGCACCCAGTATTGTTCTGCATCCTGTCTtgataagacacacacacacaaatacacacacgcgcacacacacacacacacacaaatgcacacagaggTCAAGAGAAAGTCTATACAAGGAAGTAATATTGTTATTAATGATGCTGGGAGCACTTGTGAaagacataaatacacataGACATATTCgctcacacaaactcacacacggTTTGTTCAAAGCCTTTGTGTTTCACAAAAACAGGATGGGAGGGGCATTTAAggggcatttaaaaaaaaaaaaatctgggatCTGACTTTAAACTCTTAATCTCTCTGAAACTTTggttttatggctttttttccTGCAGGCAGATTTTAAATTCATCTTTGTGCTTCATCTGACCGTAGGACGGTTTGTACAACATCTGAAACGGACTCTAAAATCTGAAGCcagttaaaatgtcaaaaatacaagtTGAGCTTCTCTATAAATAGAATACATATGGAAAAGACATCGAATTAATATGTTGAATCAAATGACTGGAGTGTGAATAATTCTGCTGAAAAGTGCTCACCCTCCACTGAAATTatagtgtttttgtctgtccaACGAGGATCTTTAGGTTTAGTTCAAAGTCGTTCAATCAATTTGGAAGCAAAAT is a window of Seriola aureovittata isolate HTS-2021-v1 ecotype China chromosome 14, ASM2101889v1, whole genome shotgun sequence DNA encoding:
- the LOC130181598 gene encoding runt-related transcription factor 3-like produces the protein MAGNDDNSSAELRNATATMKQGCAQFNDLRFIGRSGRGKSFTISINVLTSPPQIATLHRAIKITVDGPRLPRRQRQKEVKSGVFRPSSRSATSLDSRSFASSLWSNEPSYLGHVTSLTSSFTPTPRMHHLPALPYTTQASPYSSYLSSPPPLPPPPPPLSHSGPFQPASFYYGPNQPLQTAGEDRNVVTALTNYTEGACLSIRGEEPVWRPY